The Xanthomonas indica sequence GCCCGGATCGGATCGTGGTCGGCGAGTGTCGCGGCGGCGAGTGTCTGGACATGCTGCAGGCGATGAATACCGGCCACGAAGGCTCGCTGACCACCGCGCACGCCAACAACCCACGCGAGACGCTGTCGCGCCTGGAGGTGATGGTGATGATGGCCGGCATGGAGCTGCCGATGGTCGTGGTGCGCGAACAGATCGCGTCGGCGGTCAACCTGATCGTGCACCAGCGCCGTTATCCCTGCGGCTCGCGCAAGGTCAGCCACATCACCGAAATCACCGGCATCGAAAGCGGCACCATCCAGATGCAGGACCTGTTCCTGTTCAAGCCCACCACCTACCACGGCCCCGACGGCAAGGTCGCCGGCAATTTCGTGGCGACCGGTGCGGTGCCGGAGTTCTACGAGGAACTCGCCGAGCGCGGCGTGTCGGTGGATCTGGGCATCTTCCGCAACCAGGGAGGCGCGCGCTGATGGGCCTGTGGCTGATCGCCCTGCTGGTGTTTGCCGGGACCGCGATGGCCATCCTGCTGATCGCGCGCTCCAGCGAGCAGTTCCTGAAGCGCTACCGCGAAAGCTTCATGGACCAGGCCCGTATGAACCTCGCGGACATGTTCCTGTTCCTGGATCCGGCCCAGGTGTACATGATCAGCGCCATCGTGATGGTGATCATTCCATTGCTGATCTGGATGCTGACCGGCAGCCTGGTCATCGCGGTGCTGATCGGGATCTTCCTGATCTTCGCGCCCCGCAAGGTCTACGCATTCCTGCGCAAGCGCAGGCTGGAGAAGATCCAGGAGCAGCTCCCCGACGCGCTGCAGATGCTGTCCAGCAGCCTGCGTGCCGGCGTTGGCTTCGCGCCGGCGATGGAAGTGCTGGTCCACGACGGGCAACCGCCGCTGGCGCAGGAACTGGCGCTGGTCCTGCGCGAGC is a genomic window containing:
- a CDS encoding type II secretion system F family protein — protein: MGLWLIALLVFAGTAMAILLIARSSEQFLKRYRESFMDQARMNLADMFLFLDPAQVYMISAIVMVIIPLLIWMLTGSLVIAVLIGIFLIFAPRKVYAFLRKRRLEKIQEQLPDALQMLSSSLRAGVGFAPAMEVLVHDGQPPLAQELALVLREQHMGLRAEEAMENFSKRVPITDAELFVSAVNISREVGGNLAETLATLAETLRRRLTMEKKVKSLTAQGRLQGIVMAMLPVFLIGYLSLMYSETMQPMFHSWHGWVVITICLVMEYLGYRLCKKIMTIDV